A region from the Arachis ipaensis cultivar K30076 chromosome B01, Araip1.1, whole genome shotgun sequence genome encodes:
- the LOC110264403 gene encoding uncharacterized protein LOC110264403 → MTITEYTSKFEELCHFSRICQGAPEVFVEWKCIKYEGGLMSDIQSFVVPMQIRVFSDLVNRSRVAEDCVRRAAAEKGSLRMPFQKTTGRNFAPRGRQFKRGGYVPQNNQGQGNSRRPNTSANQGRRQGKQPQQDMSCHRCGKYHFGPCKFGTGVYYSCGQPGHLASSCPEKKRYETGRVQQSGRVYTTSSIGAEGSEALIRGNCEMAGKTLNDLFDSGASHTFIAFEKAHELGLKIVVLGYDLKVYNATHEAMVTRLGCP, encoded by the coding sequence GGTCTTTGTTGAATGGAAGTGTATAAAGTATGAAGGAGGCCTTATgagtgacattcagagctttgtgGTGCCTATGCAGATTCGGGTGTTTTCTGATCTGGTGAATAGGAGCAGGGTGGCAGAGGATTGTGTCAGAAGGGCTGCAGCAGAAAAAGGGAGTCTGAGGATGCCATTCCAAAAGACCACAGGGAGAAACTTTGCACCCAGAGGTAGACAGTTCAAGCGTGGTGGCTATGTCCCTCAGAACAATCAGGGGCAAGGCAACTCTAGGAGACCTAATACCAGTGCTAATCAGGGAAGGAGACAGGGGAAGCAGCCACAGCAAGATATGAGTTGCCATAGATGTGGAAAGTATCATTTTGGGCCATGCAAGTTTGGGACTGGAGTCTATTACTCCTGTGGGCAACCAGGACACTTGGCTAGTAGTTGCCCAGAGAAGAAGAGGTATGAGACAGGCAGAGTGCAGCAATCAGGAAGAGTATACACTACTTCTTCAATAGGCGCTGAGGGGTCAGAGGCATTGAtcagaggtaactgtgaaatggcggGTAAAACTTTGaatgatttgtttgattctggagCTTCACATActtttattgcatttgagaaGGCTCATGAGTTAGGATTAAAAATAGTAGTATTGGGATATGATTTAAAGGTATATAATGCCACCCACGAGGCTATGGTGACTAGGTTAGGGTGCCCCTAA